DNA sequence from the Harpia harpyja isolate bHarHar1 chromosome 2, bHarHar1 primary haplotype, whole genome shotgun sequence genome:
ATTCTAGATTTTACATAGTTATGCAGTGAAACTTAGGTCTGTATATCTCAGAGACACattcatctttattttcatgcttttaataTGCCAGCAATATAACATGACCTTATTCTTAGTGTAGATCAAGAATTAGGTGATGCAAAGTTATCCCTAATTCCTTTAGAAATTATTGAACACTGTTCTTGTCAGAAGGagtaaaactttgttttaattGATGCTATACCTTCAGAGTACAATTACTGGGTAAACTGGTTTATGTTATTGATGAAATAAAAGTGGTTTTCCCTGCTGTGAATGCTGATTaacagaaactgatttttgttCCCATGCAGTAGATTTCCCAACACCAAAGACAGAACTGGTACAGAAGTTCCACGTCCAGTACCTGGGCATGCTACCTGTAGCTAAACCTGTGGGTATGTAACACTTAAGTGACTTCCAAAGTACCTTGCATAAACTCTAAAGGCTGGACTCTGGCTAGCCGAGTGTAAATGCATGATTTTTGAAGGGTACCAACTCTTGTACTTCAGTCAGGCATGAAGACATCTAATATTCAGGGCCTTATTTGAACGTGAGTTTTGCAGCCAGAGTATTTGGGGAGCTGCCAAGAAGGCAGAGTTTCTTCCTACTGCTTGCTCTGAATATGAGCTCTGCTACTGATGAGAAGGGCACTAGAGAACTGAAATGGTGCAGCAGCTAAACAAGATGCCATCCTGTTTTTTCTAAGCTGCAGGcacctgttttgtttttgcagataAAGAAAACCAACTTCACAACCCTTCCTTCCATcgtcaaattaattttaataaggAGTCCAAAACAATCTGTTTTCTGTACTACTAcgtgaaaataaaaattttgttattgtttacttatgtatttatttttcattattgcattttcttctcttctaggAATGGATACTCTGAACAGTGCCATTGAAAGTCTAATGGCTTCCTCTAGCAAGGAAGACTGGATGCCAGTTACCATGAATGTTGCTGATGCTACTGTCACAGTCATCAATGAAAGAGTAACGCAGACTGTcttgtttaaaatgcatttaatataatACGAGTGTTGAAAGCCAGGaatacagaaacactagtagaaAGAGTTAATTTACACTAGAattcatttgcttattttgcattttatttctttccagaatCTGTAGAGGCTCTTACTGCTTGTATCAGCTTCAGATTTATTCACCATTCCAAGCATGttctcagaaataaattattacaaGTATTCATTAGATACTTAAAACAAATGCAGTGTTATCCTTTCTAGGAATTTTGAGCCTAAAATGCTGTAGGTTAAGACCTAAGTAGCAATCATAAATTCTAAACTGTATTTACCTTATTCTTGGTATGGAAGCCAAGAGTAATATTAAAATCTGTGTTGCACATCACTGTCCTTTTGTAGACCATTTTCCATAGAGATTAATACAATGAAACTTTCAAAGAATGCCTTTTATATATGTCTGTTGATGAAGTACTAAACCAACATCTCTATAACATACCAGTGATAGGGGAGCACGTCTTGGAGTCATGATAGCCATGTTGTTCTGTTTCTTCACAAAacaagcagtttttaaaatgcacagtatGCTCAGTGCTCACGCTCAAAGCCTTGGTCTTCTGGTGATAGCCTAGAAGGGGAGATCCAGCCCAGGCCTGAGCACACTGGGTAGATGCAGGCAGATCAAAAGGAATTCCACAACACTGCATCAGTGTCCTCCCCCATTTGATCAACTTACAATTGAAAGTAAAGTTCCACAGAATATCCAATAGTAACGATCAATCATTTGATTCATAACCAGAATGAAGAGGAGATCATGGTGGAATGTCGTGTGCGGTTCCTTTCCTTCATGGGAGTAGGCAAGGATGTTCACACGTTCGCCTTCATTATGGATACAGGAAACCAGCATTTTGAGTGCCATGTTTTTTGGTGTGAACCAAATGCAGGCAATGTATCAGAAGCTGTTCAGGCTGCTTGTATGGTAAGTGACCTTCTTCAAAGGCACCTAATAGCACTTAGATTTTTCAGTGCCTCCATAAATAATCGTCCTTCCAAATTTGCAATTGTATTAgtttcaagacagaaaaagaaagaacagataaaAATAGGAATTGGGATTCCTACTgatatttaattgatttttaattgatatttaatcaactaaaacccaaacattttaaagtttgaaatGTCCACTTAGTGAACGATGCCCCTTTAATCATCTTCCCTCCTAACCTCTGCAACATCCATGTAAgtcagaaatcttttctttcacTACCCAAGTTATCTAATGCTGGAAGAACATTGTGCTCAGAGTTGTGTTATACAATCCAGTGACAATGTACTGAAAATAATCCTTGTTCAAGAATAGCTGAACccagaaaacttatttttcagttttcaaagggCTGTTCGTATGATTTAGTATCCATCATGTGCTAATGAACAGTTTCTGCCCACAGATGGCAGACCAATGTCCCACtaacttcagctgggctgtttgTCATGGCCAAAATGGGAGGTTTGACTATACTTAATGAGAAAGTattaaaagtgtatttaaaatgcTCCGTGAAAGTGTTGGATACAGTAAGGATTGCagaatgcttttgttttgttgcagttaCGGTATCAGAAGTGCTTAGTAGCCAGACCTCCTTCACAGAAAGTTCGACCGCCCCCACCTCCTGCAGACTCGGTGACTAGAAGAGTTACAACTAATGTGAAAAGAGGAGTGTTGTCGCTCATTGACACTTTGAAACAGAAACGCCCGGTCACTGAGATGCCATAGCTGCGTAAGAGAGAAGATTCTCCTAACATGTAACTGAAGATAACAGTAGCTACACTAAGGAAAATGAACTGACGATGTCTGGCCTTCCATTTCAAATTGCTGATGCTTTGTCTTCAGAGAATTTACCTTTATCGAAACAATGTTAGACAAGCATGTTCTCTTGTTCTTGCCACCATCGTGTGATATGAAAAGAAGcatgaataatttttttgctgTCAGTGAGTTACATCATGAGCAATGGAAGGTCTGTTTGATTGTAAATACATGAACATTACCTAAactcacacaaaaaaagaatatGGCCACGTCCCTCCCAGTGAACTCATGCTAAAGTCCTTGGAGTGAATGATGCCTGAGTTGATAGTTTCACCGTCTTGAGCTGGATTTGTCACAAACCAATCTTAAATCCTACAGCACTTTGCTCTGTTTTCAACACTGGAGTAGGTACCAAGTATTAGCTACCATTGAATTACTGTAGATTAAATAccaagttttattttttacagaactACACCTGTTAGTTTTACATTGTTTGTCAGCATTGGTCTAGCAACCATTTTAACATCTCCCTGACATGCCTTTGAATCATGGTGTCATTATTTCATCTCCTGGTTATAGATTACGGTCTTAGAGAAGAATCGTGTTTAATAGCAAACCAATGCTGAAAAATCCAGAAGTATTTTTAGTAATTGAGTTGCAGGGTGATCCACTGAAGCTTTACAGCTTTAAACATACAAATGCAACTGTTGGCTGGTAAATTTATTCTCCTAAATCTGTCATTAATTCATAAAAAATACCATTTGTTTCATGCAGGGCTCAAACCAATCAGGGGTAAGAAAGAACAAGTCAGTAATTTTATTGTCTTACCACTCTTATAAAGACTAAAATATTCCATACCTTTTCCATACAAGTGTTTGATGAAATGTTCAATTCAGCATCTGGTTGCACAGTTCCCCCTTCCCCTCAAAGTTTGTTGCTGAATACTTAACATGCCACAAAAAGAACAATCATGTTTCTTGTTATTTACAAAATTCcatgaaatttcttttaatttttaatgcttttgtgaCAAACTAGGAAGATAGTTGTTTTCTAACAGAATAGTGCTTCAGGTGGTACAACTTGATTTCAATGCTTTTGCTCCAAAGGCTTCATCTAATTGCTTTGATTTACACAGTACTGCAGACCTTGACAAAGTCAGCCCAGTGTTGCCCCTTAAAATTGTACCTCAGGCtaattttcaaatgcagtttATGCATCTTGAGTCTCTCCCTTTGCCATCTTCTGTCTAGACCCACAGATTCGTACAAATTTTGGAAATGGAACATT
Encoded proteins:
- the APBB2 gene encoding amyloid beta precursor protein binding family B member 2 isoform X8 is translated as MAERKNAKAMACSSLQERTNVTLDVPLQVDFPTPKTELVQKFHVQYLGMLPVAKPVGMDTLNSAIESLMASSSKEDWMPVTMNVADATVTVINERNEEEIMVECRVRFLSFMGVGKDVHTFAFIMDTGNQHFECHVFWCEPNAGNVSEAVQAACMLRYQKCLVARPPSQKVRPPPPPADSVTRRVTTNVKRGVLSLIDTLKQKRPVTEMP